In Tursiops truncatus isolate mTurTru1 chromosome 9, mTurTru1.mat.Y, whole genome shotgun sequence, a single genomic region encodes these proteins:
- the PRR15 gene encoding proline-rich protein 15: protein MADGGGTGSSGSWWSSLKNSRKKSKDAAGGAKPPTQPDPGEPAAPAPPGPDWTSSSRENQHPNLLGGAGEPHKPDKLGGEKSGNSRRNLKISRSGRFKEKRKVRATLLPEGVRSSEEASFSGDPHEDKQ, encoded by the coding sequence ATGGCCGACGGCGGCGGCACAGGCAGCTCGGGCTCCTGGTGGAGTTCGTTAAAGAACAGCAGGAAGAAAAGCAAGGACGCCGCGGGGGGTGCGAAGCCTCCCACCCAGCCTGACCCCGGGGAACCCGCGGCGCCTGCCCCGCCTGGCCCCGACTGGACTAGCAGTTCCCGGGAGAATCAGCATCCCAATCTCCTCGGGGGCGCCGGCGAGCCCCACAAGCCAGACAAGTTGGGCGGGGAGAAATCGGGCAACAGCCGCCGAAATTTGAAAATCTCGCGCTCGGGCCGCTTTAAGGAGAAGAGGAAAGTGCGCGCCACTCTGCTCCCCGAGGGAGTCAGGTCCTCGGAGGAGGCGAGCTTCTCTGGTGACCCGCACGAGGACAAGCAGTAG